Proteins encoded in a region of the Rhodopirellula halodulae genome:
- a CDS encoding zinc metallopeptidase gives MGIYFLFVLPPFLLGLYAQWKVKSSFAAMAQVPARMTGAEAARRMLDQGGLQSVGIEHVGGHLSDHYDPRAKVLRLSDEVYRGRSMAALGVACHEAGHAFQDAKNYAPLVVRNLAVPAANFGSGIGATLLFIGAIMSFPALMWLGVILFSAVVFFQVVNLPVEFNASSRAREHLVEYGLISAQEERYVAKVLNAAALTYVAATLQSIMTLAYYLLILTGGRRSD, from the coding sequence ATGGGTATCTACTTCCTGTTTGTTTTGCCTCCGTTCTTGCTGGGCCTGTACGCGCAGTGGAAGGTGAAATCGTCGTTCGCAGCAATGGCACAAGTGCCCGCTCGCATGACCGGTGCCGAGGCGGCGCGTCGCATGCTGGATCAGGGTGGATTGCAGTCGGTGGGCATTGAACACGTCGGTGGTCACTTGTCTGACCACTATGACCCCCGAGCCAAAGTCCTGCGTCTAAGCGACGAGGTGTATCGCGGCCGTTCGATGGCGGCTTTAGGTGTGGCCTGTCACGAGGCCGGACACGCCTTTCAAGACGCGAAAAATTACGCCCCGTTGGTCGTGCGCAACCTCGCCGTTCCCGCCGCGAATTTTGGCAGTGGCATTGGTGCCACGTTGTTGTTCATTGGGGCGATCATGTCGTTTCCCGCTCTGATGTGGCTCGGCGTGATTCTGTTCTCGGCCGTGGTGTTTTTCCAAGTCGTTAACTTGCCGGTGGAATTCAATGCTTCCAGTCGTGCTCGCGAGCATCTGGTCGAGTATGGTTTGATCTCGGCGCAGGAAGAACGCTATGTCGCAAAAGTTCTGAATGCTGCCGCGTTGACCTATGTTGCCGCGACATTGCAATCGATCATGACGCTGGCGTATTACCTCCTGATTCTCACCGGTGGCCGACGTAGTGATTGA
- a CDS encoding YjhG/YagF family D-xylonate dehydratase — translation MADVVIDPADYFAALDAPETLATKADGPDGKLPLSDEILRTWTSGDLFGLTQSVGMGFDPRRVLGDQYLILSTQGGVRNPDGTPQALGYHTGHWEVGLLGQAAAEQIEKDGGVPFAAFVSDPCDGRTQGTDGMFDSLPYRNDAAIVMRRLIRSLPRRKGVIGIATCDKGLPAMMMALAGTGHLANVLVPGGVTLPPTVGEDAGKVQTIGARYTRGEMSLEEASVAGCKACGTPGGGCQFLGTAATSQVIAEALGMTVPHAALAPSGQPIWTRLARDAAASSAAMHSAGMTLRDVLTDKAFENAMLMHAAVGGSTNLLLHIPAIAAAAGRRRPTAEDFRKVNQSVPRFVDCLPNGPVGHPTVRLFLAGGVPEVAWHLREAGLWNGEEKTVSGMTWNELLDRWQSSDRRAVCRERLQMADGVDPDDVIMPPAIAKQRGLTSTVCFPTGNLCPEGSVIKATSIDPTVIDDDGVYRKRGRARVFTSERDAIAAVKGQTDTPIEAGDVIVLIGRGPLGCGMEETYQITSALKYLSFGKHVALVTDARFSGVSTGACIGHVGPEALAGGPIGKVRDGDTVQITVDRNTLDGTVNLVETVDGLDPITALNERSIADGLSSDAAIPDDTRLWAALQQVGGGSWGGCVYDVDKIIETLQAGQAALAAKASGEPKSSMAEQS, via the coding sequence GTGGCCGACGTAGTGATTGATCCCGCTGATTACTTTGCCGCCTTGGACGCTCCAGAAACCCTGGCGACCAAGGCGGATGGTCCAGATGGCAAACTTCCTCTTTCGGATGAAATCCTTCGCACCTGGACCAGCGGTGATCTGTTTGGATTGACTCAAAGCGTCGGCATGGGATTTGACCCACGACGCGTTCTCGGCGATCAGTATTTGATTCTCAGCACGCAAGGTGGTGTGCGGAATCCTGATGGCACGCCACAAGCTCTCGGGTATCACACCGGGCACTGGGAAGTCGGCTTGCTCGGCCAAGCCGCCGCGGAACAAATCGAAAAGGATGGCGGCGTTCCTTTCGCCGCATTTGTCAGCGACCCATGCGACGGACGAACGCAGGGCACAGACGGCATGTTCGATTCGCTGCCCTATCGCAACGATGCCGCGATCGTGATGCGACGCCTGATTCGATCTTTGCCACGACGCAAAGGTGTCATCGGCATCGCGACGTGCGACAAAGGGTTGCCCGCGATGATGATGGCTCTCGCCGGTACAGGTCATTTGGCGAATGTTTTGGTCCCCGGCGGCGTGACGTTGCCACCGACCGTGGGTGAAGACGCGGGCAAAGTCCAAACCATCGGCGCCCGATACACTCGTGGCGAGATGAGTCTCGAAGAAGCCTCGGTTGCCGGCTGCAAAGCATGCGGCACGCCCGGCGGCGGATGCCAATTCTTGGGCACCGCGGCGACCAGCCAAGTCATCGCTGAAGCACTCGGCATGACCGTACCCCACGCGGCTTTGGCACCCAGTGGCCAACCCATCTGGACACGATTGGCACGTGACGCGGCGGCATCCTCCGCAGCCATGCACTCCGCCGGCATGACGCTTCGCGACGTGTTGACGGACAAAGCGTTTGAAAACGCGATGCTGATGCACGCGGCGGTCGGTGGCAGCACCAATCTCTTGCTGCACATTCCCGCGATCGCTGCCGCGGCCGGACGTCGTCGCCCAACGGCGGAGGACTTTCGAAAAGTCAACCAATCGGTGCCCCGGTTCGTGGATTGCTTGCCCAATGGGCCCGTCGGCCATCCGACCGTTCGCCTGTTCTTGGCTGGCGGCGTTCCCGAGGTGGCTTGGCATCTTCGCGAAGCCGGTTTGTGGAACGGCGAAGAAAAAACCGTGTCCGGGATGACCTGGAACGAACTGCTGGATCGCTGGCAATCTTCTGACCGACGCGCGGTATGCCGCGAACGTTTGCAAATGGCCGACGGTGTTGATCCCGATGATGTCATCATGCCACCGGCCATCGCCAAACAACGCGGACTGACCAGCACCGTTTGTTTCCCAACAGGCAATCTGTGTCCGGAAGGCTCGGTCATCAAAGCCACCTCGATCGACCCGACGGTCATTGATGATGATGGTGTCTATCGCAAACGAGGACGTGCACGCGTTTTCACTTCCGAACGTGATGCCATCGCGGCGGTGAAAGGACAAACCGACACTCCCATCGAAGCCGGCGATGTGATCGTCCTGATCGGCCGAGGCCCATTGGGCTGCGGCATGGAAGAGACCTATCAAATTACATCAGCGCTCAAGTATCTATCCTTTGGCAAACATGTTGCCTTGGTCACCGACGCTCGTTTTTCTGGCGTGAGTACCGGAGCCTGCATCGGTCACGTCGGACCAGAAGCATTGGCGGGTGGCCCAATCGGCAAAGTTCGCGACGGCGACACAGTCCAAATCACGGTGGACCGAAACACCTTGGATGGCACCGTGAATTTGGTCGAGACCGTCGACGGTTTGGATCCAATCACCGCTTTGAACGAACGCAGTATCGCGGATGGATTGAGCAGCGACGCAGCGATCCCGGATGACACTCGTCTGTGGGCAGCTTTGCAACAGGTGGGTGGCGGCTCCTGGGGCGGATGCGTCTACGATGTCGACAAAATCATCGAGACGCTTCAAGCAGGACAGGCCGCGTTGGCCGCCAAAGCATCCGGCGAACCGAAGTCGTCCATGGCGGAGCAATCATGA
- a CDS encoding DUF971 domain-containing protein — protein sequence MTFRERKIEDPVAYTPTSIQREGERGIRIEWNDGEVSTWTARELRDTCPCATCREKRGETGGHQAFTVTDANAPAKPMGLPVLSAAEARPLTIDGMQPVGTYAYNIRFSDGHSSGLFTLERLRRPAD from the coding sequence ATGACTTTTCGCGAACGCAAGATCGAAGATCCTGTCGCTTACACGCCCACTTCAATTCAGCGCGAAGGCGAACGCGGCATCCGAATCGAATGGAACGACGGCGAAGTCAGCACGTGGACCGCGAGAGAACTTCGCGACACGTGTCCGTGCGCGACCTGCCGAGAGAAACGCGGTGAGACCGGTGGTCACCAAGCGTTTACGGTGACCGATGCGAACGCGCCAGCCAAACCCATGGGACTGCCCGTGCTCAGTGCCGCGGAAGCACGGCCGCTCACGATCGATGGCATGCAGCCCGTCGGAACGTATGCCTACAACATCCGCTTCAGCGACGGCCATTCTTCCGGCCTGTTCACGCTGGAACGTTTGCGGCGACCGGCGGACTGA
- a CDS encoding transglutaminase-like domain-containing protein, with protein sequence MTRPMDWRDWLTDNRTILGALTVGLAFFIGGTFVSTPGCLTFAIIAVVAVVVSHLRETRAGETTSPVKQESWKKQLIRGLLLFVSLVGGVFLVFVWRFVPALQGVPNILLVAVDTIGHTAFVLLCILWIRWPKHGHVMMLILGMIVVLMAVAGGGLSTTVTAQTGLGLIVCVGFVFAAHVISGNHDSTESAFQPLSSGGTSDAYRNPKRMSAGLFRFFALFAMLVAASATTHATIAVLPEVQAGVMAQLNERLEANTTRGWGGGDRYVNGSRIGNVRESILNDPANVALRGFAETEPGYLRGNVYDSYSDGRWRTSRKWIFQSPPDSGVRRVAEARFLRSTGPATVPLREMADHQRRRYSMRFGSVEEEVDDSIQLLNWNGVEGADPGGGDFVGTIEIQGDPAKGRKVFLPATTRWVELAGEGVGVSPHGLLSYGVEVRHPWVVAVQDLPPAETLYQLERDSMTRVETAIEREAARLTRELVRGASTDAEKAERIAEHFQSNYQYSLKPVTVPEGLDPLIHFLRSRHPAHCELFASATALMLRTEGIPSRYVTGYIMDELNDAGDAYLARNRDAHAWVEYFDRESSRWLPVESTPGRSYFTLRRKEQALLAAGGDGGADAAEDVSTSFFSPLLQWWASVRTTDTLVTLFRWAQVPLLIFLVAVLWRRNRGNEIDERSVRLAAERRRMDRRIRRLGWVRSPSETLHRFATRLEVETTDSPAREELLRAADWYRDHAVACYRGEHEAVKLSPPVAANVPA encoded by the coding sequence GTGACGAGGCCAATGGATTGGCGAGATTGGTTGACAGACAACCGGACGATCCTGGGTGCACTGACGGTCGGGTTGGCGTTCTTCATTGGTGGGACATTCGTTTCGACACCGGGTTGCCTGACGTTTGCGATCATTGCCGTTGTCGCGGTGGTGGTGTCGCATTTGCGTGAAACGCGTGCGGGCGAGACGACGAGTCCGGTCAAGCAAGAGTCGTGGAAGAAGCAGTTGATCCGAGGCTTGCTACTCTTTGTCAGTCTGGTGGGCGGAGTCTTTCTCGTGTTTGTCTGGCGATTCGTTCCCGCCTTGCAAGGTGTGCCCAACATCCTGTTGGTCGCGGTCGACACGATCGGTCACACCGCGTTTGTTTTGCTTTGCATTCTTTGGATCCGCTGGCCCAAGCACGGGCACGTGATGATGTTGATCTTGGGAATGATCGTTGTATTGATGGCCGTCGCCGGCGGTGGTTTGAGCACGACCGTCACCGCACAAACGGGGCTTGGTTTGATCGTTTGTGTGGGCTTCGTTTTTGCCGCACATGTCATTTCCGGAAACCATGATTCCACCGAGTCCGCGTTCCAACCGTTGTCCAGCGGCGGGACATCCGATGCCTACCGAAATCCAAAGCGAATGAGCGCGGGACTGTTTCGGTTCTTTGCACTCTTTGCCATGTTGGTCGCAGCCTCAGCCACCACGCACGCGACGATTGCCGTGCTGCCGGAAGTTCAGGCGGGCGTGATGGCACAACTGAACGAACGCTTGGAAGCCAACACCACTCGCGGTTGGGGAGGCGGTGATCGATACGTCAACGGGTCGCGAATTGGGAATGTTCGAGAGTCCATTTTGAATGACCCAGCGAACGTGGCCCTGCGAGGTTTCGCTGAAACGGAACCGGGGTACCTTCGAGGCAACGTGTATGACTCGTACAGCGATGGGCGTTGGCGAACGTCGCGAAAATGGATCTTTCAATCACCGCCGGACAGCGGTGTGCGGCGAGTCGCCGAAGCTCGCTTTTTGCGATCAACCGGTCCCGCGACGGTGCCACTGAGAGAAATGGCTGACCACCAACGACGCCGGTACAGCATGCGATTCGGTTCGGTGGAGGAGGAGGTCGATGACTCCATCCAACTGTTGAATTGGAACGGCGTCGAAGGTGCAGATCCGGGTGGCGGTGACTTCGTTGGGACGATTGAAATTCAGGGGGATCCCGCGAAGGGGCGGAAAGTTTTCTTGCCGGCGACGACACGTTGGGTGGAGCTTGCGGGCGAAGGCGTGGGGGTCTCGCCGCACGGGCTGCTCAGCTATGGCGTCGAAGTGCGTCACCCATGGGTGGTCGCGGTGCAGGATCTACCCCCGGCGGAAACGCTTTACCAACTAGAACGTGATTCCATGACGCGGGTGGAGACGGCAATTGAACGCGAGGCCGCACGATTGACTCGGGAGTTGGTTCGCGGAGCGTCAACGGATGCGGAAAAGGCCGAACGGATCGCGGAACACTTTCAATCAAACTATCAATACTCGCTCAAGCCGGTGACGGTGCCCGAGGGATTGGATCCGTTGATTCATTTCTTGCGATCTCGGCATCCAGCCCACTGCGAATTGTTTGCCAGCGCAACGGCGTTGATGCTGCGAACGGAGGGCATCCCATCGCGGTATGTCACCGGCTACATCATGGACGAGCTGAATGACGCCGGTGACGCGTACCTGGCCCGAAACCGTGATGCACACGCTTGGGTGGAGTACTTTGACCGAGAGTCATCACGCTGGTTGCCGGTTGAGTCCACTCCGGGGCGTTCGTACTTCACTCTGCGTCGCAAAGAGCAAGCGTTGTTGGCGGCTGGTGGTGATGGCGGAGCGGATGCGGCCGAAGACGTCAGCACCAGTTTCTTTTCACCCTTGCTTCAGTGGTGGGCGTCGGTGCGGACAACGGACACCTTGGTGACTTTGTTCCGTTGGGCGCAGGTTCCTTTGTTGATCTTCTTGGTCGCGGTTTTATGGCGACGCAATCGTGGGAATGAGATTGACGAACGCAGCGTTCGTCTGGCAGCGGAGCGTCGACGCATGGACCGCCGAATCCGACGTCTTGGTTGGGTCCGAAGTCCCAGTGAAACGCTGCATCGTTTTGCGACTCGTTTGGAAGTCGAGACCACTGACAGTCCCGCTCGCGAGGAATTATTGCGTGCTGCCGATTGGTATCGGGATCACGCGGTGGCGTGCTACCGCGGCGAACACGAGGCGGTGAAGCTCAGTCCGCCGGTCGCCGCAAACGTTCCAGCGTGA
- a CDS encoding DUF58 domain-containing protein, whose translation MAQSKRELTAEAAALKRRRSMRRLFLKTLRWCNPIGWWLSLRRSLTGGSVTLLLIGIISMNIVWGYPWMGMFASCFAMFVVGWAINRVMTPRLKVAMDLPIAVRAGDPLMTRVNLLHQGRLPAMNLYAGLDPKRDAAGRATIELDQHKIRMLSIPEMEPRGSAYFDQVLTFVRRGVQSMPAVRVESLFPFHLFRSTQWIASDETVVVTPRRMDFENDMAWRAIQANLRGLAVGLAQGDHQHYVGSREYRVGMSVRRWDFASWARLGKPILREFNSAAKQTVTVFVDTSPNEEAVPLPQSFRWRRVTEDEDISLERLLSIASAGLETLVGANVQVQLVVPWNAPSVLHKQEQSGDLQIVLCEGAADPIPLLMALAEAQPIDASKADEILNALPHPGGTFHGVVFSRRDRETVNGSNMPDLMWINVEDFAEEWFGNDPAGASTEIRTENPSESREGVLA comes from the coding sequence ATGGCACAAAGCAAACGAGAATTGACAGCTGAGGCGGCCGCATTGAAACGTCGGCGTTCGATGCGGCGTTTGTTTCTCAAAACTCTGCGTTGGTGCAATCCCATTGGTTGGTGGTTGAGTCTGCGACGCAGCTTGACGGGTGGTTCCGTCACGTTGTTGTTGATTGGCATCATCTCAATGAACATCGTCTGGGGATATCCTTGGATGGGAATGTTCGCGAGTTGCTTCGCGATGTTTGTTGTTGGTTGGGCCATCAATCGTGTGATGACGCCTCGTTTGAAAGTGGCGATGGATTTGCCAATTGCGGTGCGCGCTGGTGATCCGTTGATGACGCGGGTGAACCTTCTGCATCAAGGACGCTTGCCGGCAATGAATCTTTATGCGGGATTGGATCCCAAACGGGACGCGGCGGGACGCGCAACGATCGAACTGGATCAACACAAGATTCGAATGCTGTCGATTCCCGAGATGGAACCCCGCGGCAGCGCCTACTTCGATCAGGTACTGACGTTTGTTCGACGGGGCGTTCAGTCCATGCCTGCGGTACGAGTTGAGTCGTTGTTCCCGTTCCACTTGTTCCGAAGCACGCAGTGGATCGCAAGCGATGAAACCGTGGTGGTCACGCCACGTCGAATGGATTTTGAGAACGACATGGCTTGGCGAGCGATTCAGGCGAACCTGCGGGGGCTCGCGGTCGGGTTGGCCCAAGGTGATCACCAACACTATGTCGGCAGTCGTGAATATCGAGTTGGCATGTCGGTGCGGCGTTGGGACTTTGCGTCCTGGGCACGATTGGGCAAACCGATTTTGCGTGAGTTCAACTCGGCGGCGAAGCAAACCGTGACCGTATTTGTCGACACGTCACCCAACGAGGAAGCCGTTCCGTTGCCGCAATCGTTTCGTTGGCGGCGTGTCACGGAAGACGAAGACATTTCATTGGAAAGGTTGTTGTCCATCGCTTCGGCGGGATTGGAAACGTTGGTGGGAGCCAACGTTCAGGTGCAATTGGTGGTTCCATGGAACGCGCCGTCGGTGCTTCACAAGCAAGAGCAGTCGGGCGATCTGCAGATCGTTCTCTGCGAAGGTGCTGCGGATCCGATCCCGTTGCTGATGGCGCTGGCGGAGGCGCAGCCCATCGATGCTTCGAAGGCGGACGAGATTCTGAACGCCCTGCCTCATCCCGGCGGCACGTTCCACGGGGTGGTGTTTTCGAGACGTGACCGTGAAACGGTCAATGGTTCCAACATGCCCGATTTGATGTGGATCAATGTGGAGGACTTTGCTGAGGAGTGGTTTGGAAACGATCCAGCAGGTGCTTCCACCGAAATCCGTACTGAAAATCCAAGCGAATCTCGTGAAGGGGTGCTGGCGTGA
- a CDS encoding AAA family ATPase has translation MYSPAPSDAPSANPVTVAKDTESNLPDELQLPWKHLQEVSVRLRQVIRGKDDVIEAVLTALLAEGSVLLEDVPGVGKTTLAKSVSRLIDLEYQRIQCTPDLLPADILGGPIYLQSKGEFEFRPGPVFCNLLVADEVNRASPRTQSALLEAMAESQVTIDGERYDLKHPFMVIATQNPAGFEGTFPLPESQLDRFLLRLSMDYPDAESEIELLLEQSESEPVVGLKPVMHADELILLQNWVRRIRTDRKVASYVVALATATRQDTRLRVGCSPRGSKMLLRAAQARAVLRGRDYVLPDDVQHFATLVLSHRVSTRHGTATSMEARQIIASIVDQTPIPV, from the coding sequence TTGTATTCCCCTGCCCCATCCGATGCCCCGTCCGCGAATCCTGTGACGGTCGCCAAAGACACTGAATCCAATTTGCCGGATGAGTTGCAGTTGCCTTGGAAGCATTTGCAGGAAGTGTCCGTGCGTTTGCGTCAGGTCATTCGTGGAAAAGACGACGTGATCGAAGCGGTGCTGACGGCTCTGCTGGCCGAAGGGTCCGTGTTGCTGGAGGACGTACCGGGCGTCGGCAAAACCACCCTGGCCAAATCCGTTTCGCGTTTGATCGATTTGGAATACCAGCGGATTCAATGCACGCCCGATTTGCTGCCCGCGGATATTTTGGGTGGTCCGATTTACTTGCAATCCAAAGGCGAGTTTGAGTTTCGTCCTGGACCGGTGTTTTGCAATCTGTTGGTCGCGGACGAGGTCAACCGAGCGTCACCGCGAACGCAGAGTGCATTGCTTGAAGCGATGGCGGAATCGCAAGTCACGATCGATGGGGAACGCTACGATCTGAAGCATCCATTCATGGTCATCGCCACTCAGAACCCGGCTGGATTTGAAGGCACGTTCCCACTGCCCGAATCGCAACTGGACCGGTTCCTGCTACGGTTGTCGATGGATTACCCCGATGCCGAAAGCGAAATTGAACTGTTGCTGGAGCAGTCCGAGTCCGAGCCAGTAGTCGGCTTGAAGCCGGTGATGCATGCGGACGAATTGATCTTATTGCAAAACTGGGTGCGACGAATTCGGACGGATCGGAAAGTGGCGTCGTACGTGGTGGCGTTGGCAACTGCGACGCGTCAGGACACTCGGTTGCGGGTTGGATGCAGCCCGCGAGGAAGCAAAATGTTGTTGCGTGCGGCACAGGCGCGAGCGGTGTTGCGTGGGCGGGACTATGTGTTGCCTGATGATGTGCAACATTTCGCGACGTTGGTGTTGTCCCACCGTGTTAGCACGCGTCACGGAACCGCCACCTCGATGGAAGCACGTCAGATCATCGCGTCGATTGTGGATCAAACGCCGATCCCCGTTTGA
- a CDS encoding CREG family protein: MTTPKRSAEDVASQLMNECGAGFLGTVSVRSDWPTVSAESPAKDPPVTSASLDDVVPYVSLVSVARVGAASVAMLLSRLAVHTQNLARSSAVSLLLCESTLSGIDPMSSGRATLIGELQPLSHDEEMNAREVFLRRHPNSRMVADFSDFAFYVLRVNVCHVIAGLGRIETVPASRLHGRVG; this comes from the coding sequence ATGACGACGCCTAAACGCTCGGCCGAGGACGTGGCATCGCAGTTGATGAACGAGTGCGGCGCTGGTTTCTTGGGGACCGTTTCCGTCCGATCGGATTGGCCGACCGTCTCTGCGGAATCACCGGCGAAGGATCCACCTGTGACATCCGCGTCGCTGGACGATGTGGTTCCGTATGTCTCATTGGTGTCGGTGGCTCGAGTTGGGGCGGCGTCGGTGGCGATGTTGCTGAGCCGTTTGGCGGTGCATACCCAAAACCTGGCGCGGTCGTCGGCGGTGTCGCTCTTGCTGTGCGAATCGACATTGTCAGGGATCGACCCCATGAGTTCCGGACGTGCGACCTTGATCGGGGAACTGCAACCTTTGTCGCATGATGAGGAGATGAATGCGCGAGAAGTTTTCTTGCGGCGTCATCCCAATTCGCGAATGGTGGCGGACTTCTCCGATTTCGCGTTTTATGTTCTACGGGTCAACGTATGCCACGTCATCGCGGGATTAGGGCGGATCGAGACTGTTCCGGCGTCACGACTGCACGGACGAGTTGGCTAG
- a CDS encoding GNAT family N-acetyltransferase encodes MEFLEIEWCTPLYQEALDLRHRVLREPLGLKLTAEELDGEYADLHFGLRNGSDQLAAVISAKPLTSSSVKLRQMAVDPECQGTGVGKQLLQKVEEALKERGYQQFHLHARETAIGFYEKAGYTQVGETFTEISLPHRKMVKPYDDA; translated from the coding sequence TTGGAATTCCTGGAAATCGAATGGTGCACACCGCTGTATCAAGAAGCTCTTGATCTACGGCATCGCGTGCTGCGCGAACCGCTGGGACTGAAGTTGACGGCGGAAGAATTGGACGGCGAATACGCTGACCTGCACTTTGGATTGCGAAACGGTTCCGACCAGCTCGCCGCGGTGATTTCCGCGAAACCGCTGACCTCCAGTTCGGTGAAGTTGCGTCAGATGGCGGTGGACCCTGAGTGCCAAGGAACCGGGGTCGGCAAGCAACTGTTGCAGAAGGTCGAAGAAGCCCTGAAGGAACGCGGCTATCAACAGTTCCATTTGCACGCTCGAGAAACCGCCATCGGGTTCTACGAGAAAGCGGGCTACACGCAGGTGGGAGAAACCTTCACGGAAATTTCTTTACCACACCGCAAAATGGTGAAGCCGTATGACGACGCCTAA
- a CDS encoding LapA family protein has protein sequence MLQKIRWSLSLIAVLVVVIVAFQNQDAVPLTILFFSGEYPLTLLLLGCSGVSFVLGCLMTAWRIRSRHKAQSARDSKAKTESNAKAKKEDTSAKAASPPSKKKGLGNNRSAEESIGIDQEAT, from the coding sequence ATGCTTCAGAAAATTCGCTGGTCGTTGTCGTTGATCGCCGTTTTGGTCGTCGTCATCGTGGCCTTCCAAAACCAAGATGCGGTGCCGCTGACCATCCTCTTTTTCAGTGGCGAATACCCACTGACATTGCTGTTGTTGGGATGTTCGGGAGTCAGCTTTGTGCTGGGATGTTTGATGACCGCATGGCGAATTCGAAGTCGCCACAAGGCTCAGTCAGCACGCGACTCCAAAGCCAAAACGGAATCGAACGCGAAAGCCAAGAAGGAAGACACTTCCGCCAAAGCAGCGTCCCCCCCGAGCAAGAAAAAAGGGCTCGGGAACAACCGTTCCGCGGAAGAGTCCATCGGCATCGATCAGGAAGCGACCTGA
- a CDS encoding ImuA family protein, protein MPNSISTPNDHASKRQAANSGVLGAHALDRTPQQQTFAFWEEPAIARPMVAPPIGSSTVTAKPKRRHKETRFAVPQTVPEEAISSTPAAEVTAEKVAAEKVTTEDEPASLTREALLQKLRRQTQAISDPLASSESIDCFSTGSNVLDSWLPDGGMRRGTINEWISETEAGGAGTLSLIAAAKLMGAHHNSLPHRSPPHRSSTFTHRGPTTHNGPLIVVDPGGHFYAPAAIACGIPAERIVWCRVTNRRDAVWTLDQSLRCGSVAAVWSMLPWNLDDRDARRLQLAAETGQTPGLFVRTASAGKRPSFASVRWHVRSVPAAPEQIVPLAHPRSALPPINLKRSRDLRVTHVSLPHAKGNVTRQAFLALTPDAAIHNLDSRPFLAASSTTVSSQPTTSTLVGTSDSADTSTANTHEKAAVHLAAQLAHPTSTRRDNSQTQRNANSRSNERRDRRRRAG, encoded by the coding sequence ATGCCAAACAGCATTTCCACCCCCAACGATCACGCTTCGAAACGTCAGGCCGCCAATTCGGGTGTCTTGGGCGCCCATGCTTTGGATCGAACTCCTCAGCAGCAAACCTTCGCGTTTTGGGAGGAACCTGCCATTGCCCGCCCGATGGTCGCTCCCCCAATCGGTTCTTCCACTGTAACCGCAAAACCCAAACGTCGTCACAAAGAGACACGCTTTGCCGTCCCGCAGACGGTTCCCGAAGAAGCCATTTCGTCCACCCCCGCAGCAGAGGTCACGGCGGAGAAAGTCGCTGCGGAAAAAGTCACTACGGAAGACGAACCCGCATCGCTGACCCGCGAAGCACTGCTGCAAAAGCTTCGTCGGCAAACCCAAGCCATCTCGGACCCGCTGGCCTCCTCCGAATCGATCGATTGCTTTTCGACCGGATCCAACGTGTTGGATTCTTGGTTGCCCGACGGCGGCATGCGCCGCGGCACGATCAATGAATGGATCTCCGAAACCGAAGCCGGTGGGGCGGGCACGTTGTCGCTGATCGCGGCCGCGAAACTGATGGGAGCCCATCACAACTCATTGCCACATCGCTCACCGCCTCATCGCTCGTCAACCTTCACGCACCGTGGGCCCACCACGCACAACGGCCCCTTGATCGTGGTGGATCCGGGCGGGCACTTCTACGCTCCCGCCGCAATTGCTTGCGGCATTCCCGCTGAACGAATCGTTTGGTGTCGAGTGACCAATCGCCGCGACGCGGTGTGGACCCTCGACCAATCTTTGCGATGTGGTTCCGTGGCCGCGGTGTGGTCCATGTTGCCATGGAACCTGGACGATCGAGACGCGAGACGATTGCAACTCGCGGCGGAAACCGGACAAACACCTGGACTGTTCGTTCGCACGGCTTCCGCGGGAAAGCGGCCTTCGTTTGCTTCCGTTCGTTGGCACGTCCGTTCGGTGCCCGCGGCGCCCGAGCAAATTGTTCCGCTCGCTCATCCGCGTTCCGCTTTGCCGCCGATCAATCTCAAACGTTCCCGCGACCTTCGGGTCACTCATGTCAGTCTGCCTCATGCCAAAGGCAACGTGACTCGCCAAGCCTTTTTGGCTCTGACTCCTGACGCGGCCATTCACAATTTGGATTCACGTCCATTCCTTGCCGCATCGTCCACCACAGTTTCCTCTCAACCCACCACTTCCACACTCGTGGGGACCTCCGACTCCGCAGACACATCCACGGCAAACACTCATGAAAAGGCTGCTGTGCATCTGGCTGCCCAATTGGCCCATCCAACGTCGACTCGCCGAGACAACAGCCAAACCCAACGAAACGCAAACTCCCGAAGCAACGAACGACGCGACCGTCGCCGTCGCGCGGGATAG